Proteins from a genomic interval of Piscinibacter sp. HJYY11:
- a CDS encoding GspE/PulE family protein codes for MSTAPTQTAKPTKPVKHASHPAGRLDWRRLLRWLHEDGIISSAMHEQTAQRFAAGDSVQHPLVRLANAQLLHAKNGRPLDLDMLTEWLAGHIGMPHVRIDPLKVDVGRVADVMSITYAERRRALPLQFGLNEVTVATSEPFDLAWVPEIEAHTKKTLRIVVANPIDVAKFTTEFYTLQRSVRAAIKTGETAAAASFEQLVELGKTNKQLDANDQGVVQVVDWLWQYAFDQRASDIHLEPRRELSVIRFRIDGVMHTVYQLPPGVMNAMVARIKLLGRMDVVEKRRPLDGRIKTRNPQGDEVEMRLSTLPTAFGEKLVMRIFDPDTTVKNLDALGFGAHDAQRWEQLTARPHGIILVTGPTGSGKTTTLYSTLRRLATDEVNVCTVEDPIEMIQPAFNQTQVQPAIDLNFAEGLRALMRQDPDIIMVGEIRDLETAEMAIQASLTGHLVFSTLHTNDSASAITRLTDLGVPPYLIGATVIGVLAQRLVRTLCVACKQPDPTTTAETIDEVIKPWRINGRVAAYKPVGCLECRMTGYRGRAGLYELLTVSEAANAFIHPNTDIAKLRKQSIAEGLRPLRLAGAMKVAEGVTSLDEVLRSTPVWEV; via the coding sequence ATGAGCACTGCTCCCACCCAGACCGCCAAGCCCACCAAGCCCGTCAAGCATGCGTCGCACCCGGCGGGCCGGCTCGACTGGCGCCGCCTGCTGCGCTGGCTGCACGAAGACGGGATCATCAGCTCGGCGATGCACGAGCAGACCGCACAGCGCTTCGCCGCCGGCGACAGCGTGCAGCACCCGCTGGTGCGCCTGGCCAATGCGCAGCTGCTGCACGCCAAGAACGGCCGGCCGCTCGACCTCGACATGCTCACCGAGTGGCTGGCCGGCCACATCGGCATGCCCCATGTTCGCATTGACCCGCTGAAGGTCGACGTGGGCCGCGTGGCCGACGTGATGTCGATCACCTACGCCGAGCGGCGTCGCGCGCTGCCGCTGCAGTTCGGGCTGAACGAGGTGACGGTGGCGACGAGCGAGCCTTTCGACCTGGCCTGGGTGCCCGAGATCGAGGCCCACACCAAGAAGACGCTGCGCATCGTGGTGGCCAACCCGATCGACGTGGCCAAGTTCACCACCGAGTTCTACACGCTGCAGCGCTCAGTGCGCGCGGCCATCAAGACCGGCGAGACGGCGGCCGCGGCGAGCTTCGAGCAGCTGGTGGAACTGGGCAAAACCAACAAGCAGCTCGACGCCAACGACCAGGGCGTGGTGCAGGTCGTCGACTGGCTGTGGCAATACGCCTTCGACCAGCGTGCGAGCGACATCCACCTCGAGCCGCGCCGCGAGCTGAGCGTGATCCGCTTCCGCATCGACGGCGTGATGCACACCGTCTACCAGCTGCCGCCGGGCGTGATGAACGCGATGGTCGCTCGCATCAAGCTGCTCGGTCGCATGGACGTGGTGGAGAAACGCCGCCCGCTCGATGGCCGCATCAAGACACGCAACCCGCAGGGCGACGAGGTCGAGATGCGATTGTCGACGCTCCCCACCGCCTTCGGCGAGAAGCTGGTGATGCGGATCTTCGACCCCGACACCACGGTGAAGAACCTCGATGCGCTCGGCTTTGGTGCGCACGATGCGCAGCGCTGGGAGCAGCTCACGGCGCGCCCGCACGGCATCATCCTTGTGACCGGCCCCACCGGCTCGGGCAAGACGACCACGCTCTATTCCACGCTGCGCCGGCTGGCCACCGACGAGGTCAATGTCTGCACGGTCGAAGACCCGATCGAAATGATCCAGCCGGCCTTCAACCAGACGCAGGTGCAGCCGGCCATCGACCTCAACTTCGCCGAAGGCCTGCGTGCCCTGATGCGCCAGGACCCCGACATCATCATGGTCGGCGAAATCCGCGACCTCGAGACCGCCGAGATGGCGATCCAAGCCTCGCTCACCGGCCACCTCGTCTTCAGCACGCTGCACACCAACGACTCGGCCTCGGCCATCACCCGCCTCACCGACCTCGGCGTGCCGCCGTACCTCATCGGCGCCACGGTGATCGGCGTGCTCGCGCAGCGCCTGGTGCGCACCCTGTGCGTGGCCTGCAAGCAGCCCGACCCCACCACCACGGCGGAAACCATCGACGAAGTGATCAAGCCCTGGCGCATCAACGGTCGCGTCGCGGCCTACAAGCCGGTGGGCTGCCTCGAGTGCCGCATGACCGGCTATCGGGGCCGCGCCGGCTTGTACGAGCTGTTGACCGTCAGCGAAGCCGCCAATGCGTTCATCCATCCCAACACCGACATCGCCAAGCTGCGCAAGCAGTCGATCGCAGAAGGCCTGCGGCCGCTGCGCCTGGCCGGTGCGATGAAGGTGGCCGAAGGCGTCACGTCGCTCGACGAAGTGCTGCGCTCCACGCCCGTGTGGGAGGTGTGA
- a CDS encoding spermidine synthase translates to MKTGTTSARRAEMAPATLSEFEGVRYLHLGTPWVQGAMRVRKPHALELEYVQRMMVWLLFRNPAYVSKAHAVQLGLGAGSITRFCHRNLRMKTTAVELNPTVITACRMWFNLPADDRKLTVLNQDAADYAADPAHIGTADVLNVDLYDHDAASPVLDDQAFYDACHRLLADEGVMTVNLFGRDASFERSASRIAQAFGADAVRSLRPTKEGNTIVVALKGMPMPDRDTLAARAETIETRTALPARKWLRMIRALPTAGETAEDPT, encoded by the coding sequence ATGAAGACCGGCACGACAAGCGCCCGACGGGCCGAGATGGCGCCGGCGACCCTCTCCGAATTCGAGGGCGTGCGCTACCTGCACCTCGGCACGCCCTGGGTGCAGGGCGCCATGCGCGTGCGCAAGCCCCACGCGCTGGAGCTCGAGTACGTGCAGCGCATGATGGTGTGGCTGCTGTTTCGCAACCCGGCCTATGTGAGCAAGGCGCATGCCGTGCAGCTCGGCCTCGGGGCCGGGTCGATCACGCGCTTCTGCCACCGCAACTTGCGCATGAAGACGACCGCGGTCGAACTCAACCCGACGGTCATCACCGCCTGCCGCATGTGGTTCAACCTGCCGGCCGACGACAGGAAGCTCACCGTGCTGAACCAGGATGCCGCCGACTATGCGGCCGACCCGGCCCACATCGGCACCGCCGACGTGCTCAACGTCGACCTCTACGACCACGATGCCGCCAGCCCCGTGCTCGACGACCAGGCCTTCTACGACGCGTGCCATCGCCTGCTCGCCGACGAGGGCGTGATGACGGTCAACCTCTTTGGCCGCGACGCGAGCTTCGAGCGCAGCGCATCGCGCATCGCGCAGGCCTTCGGTGCCGACGCCGTGCGCAGCCTGCGGCCGACGAAGGAGGGCAACACCATCGTGGTCGCCTTGAAGGGCATGCCCATGCCCGACCGTGACACGCTTGCCGCACGGGCGGAAACCATTGAAACTCGGACCGCATTGCCGGCGCGCAAGTGGCTGCGCATGATCCGCGCACTGCCCACCGCTGGCGAGACCGCAGAAGACCCCACATGA